The genomic stretch ATCGTCAATCAACGGTTTGTTTTCAGAAAGTGTGGCATAACGTGGCAACATATCGTAGCCCACGTTCTCGAAATTTTCCTTGCGTGGGTCAAAACGCATGAGTCCCCGCTCGGTCTGCACCCAAAGATAACCCGCACGGTCTTCGATGAGGTTAATGGCCACATCAGAATAGGCGCCATTGCGTTTCATATAAGGACGGAAGGGGATATGGTCCGACAACAGGTTCTTGGTCATCACCTTGTTCAGGCCACCCCCGAAAACCGCCAAATAAATATCTCCGCCACGGGTCACCTCAATACCCATTATATCATTGCTTCCCAAGCTGTTGGCATCATCTTTTTGTCGCTCGCTGTAATAAAAGATTATATCCTCGGGCGAAGAAAAATTCTCATCGAACGTATAAAACCCCCGGGTGGTACCGACCAAAATCACACTATCGGAGGTCTCCGCCAAGCAACGCACCTGCTCGGGTATATTTCGGGACTGTGAGCCCAAACGGTTGTCGGCATGCAAAAATGTCAACGTATCGGCAAGAGGATTCTCCACCAGGTTCAGCCCCGAATCGTAACAGGCCACCCAAAGACGCCCTTTGTAATCCTGCAAAATCGCATAGACGGCATCACCGCTTATGCCATACACGTCCCGGGCATCTTTCATGTAATGTCCGGTAATGTCATATTTTCCCGGCGAACGGTAGCGCAGGCGATAAAGTCCTTTACCTCGAGTGCCGAGCCACAAATTGTGCGCATGATCTTCATATATGGCATAAACCCCGACACCGAATGATACCGGCTGTCCTGCAATACGGCCGTCGGGAGCGAGGTAGCCAAGGCGCTTGTCGCCCTCCCATATCTCAACTTCGCCCTGCCGGGAAGCAACCCACATGCGGTCGCGCGAGTCGGAGAAAAGGCAACGTATCTCTTTTTTCATATAGCCGGGGTGCGGCTCCACCTCGCCGTTGCCAAATTGCAACTTATGCAACCCCACGTTACACCCTACCCACACATTTTTCTGGCGATCCTGGAAAATGGTCCGCACCGAGGGAGAAAGAAACCTGCCCACTTCATAAGGGCGCATCGTCAAATGGTCGAGGTCGACCCTGAACAAGCCGCTCTCCCGCATGAAAAAGAAAAGGTCGCCCTGCTTATTCTTGAAAAAACGCGGACTTGACACATCGGCCGAAGACCAATTTGGAGTCCTGTCGGGCAAAGCAATCGGGTCGACCCGTCGGGTCCTCATGTCGAGACGATAAAGTTTACGGTCATGCGTTATGAGACAGCAACGCGAATTGCCGCTGTTGTAACAATAAGAGACCCCTGCCCCGTTGGGAAGTTTTACCAGTTCTGTCCGGCAAGCATTCACATCCACGAAAACAACGCCGGCATCGGTCTGCATCAAAAGGGTCGAATCATTGATGGGAGACATGCGGTTGAGATTTTGAACCTCCTCGGGCATATCCTCGATAAACGACAATTCTCCTGTTTCGAGACGGTAAACGGCCAATTCCCCTCCGGGTGTTCCCAGCCAAATCGAGCCATGCCGTTCAATGCAACTTTTATACGAACGCTTGCTTTTGAAAGAAATATCTCCATTTACGATTACACCTTGATCGGTCAACAGCCACTCATTCCCCCGGGAATCAAGACGCACATCATATATGCGACGGCGTCCGGGACGCAAAGGTTCGAAAATCTCAATATTGTCAATGTTTTTGTCTTCGACGCGAAAGAGCGTACCATCTTCGTCGACAAGCCAGGTAAATCCATTTTTAAGCACCTCTATCTTATCGGCCAGGACACGACGGTTGAACTTGTCTTCCAACATCGAATGCACATCGACAAAACGCTGCGTTCCCGTGCGAAAAAGATAAAAACGATCCCTGCCTATGCACCAAATATCGTTTTCATTATTAATAACGATATTGTCGAAACGATTTTGAAGCAACGGTTCATGATTTCCGGGCATCGCCTTGTAGCAGGTAAATTTGTAACCGTCAAAACGGTTGAGGCCGTCCCAAGTAGCAATCCATAACACACCGTCATGGTCTTGGGCAAGAGAGGTCACACGACCCTGCGAAAGGCCGTCGTGCACCGTATACACCGACAAACGGCACTCATGAGATGCCTGTGCCGACACCCCCGCAGCCATCAACAAGAGAACAAACAGGGTAAAAAAGTGTTTCATCGTGGTATTATCTTTACTGAGAAATATTCGCATGGAAGCCAAAGGAAAGGAGGATACCTTCTCTGTCGGTCACACCCAGCCCGATCCTATGTCTTACAAATATAGCGATAATCCCCAAACAGATGACACGTTGCTGAAAAAATGCAAAAAAAGACACCTGTTTGACCAAAAATTCTCCCTTTCTCGCCCCAAAAACGAAAACAGGCTCTTCAAATTCCCGAATAATGCACTCATTTAGCAGAATAATACACTTCTTTGATTTTTTTTCTTATTTTATTTGCATAGTTCAAGTTGTATGAAGCTCCAAGACAAAAACAAGAGCCGGCAACAACGACACAGGCCATCTCGCGAATAACGGACAAGTGACGACAGGCAGAAAGGCACCAGACGCCCCGTCCACTGCCCTCGGAACTGGGCCGCCCGCCAAAAGGGCACGATGAGCGAGACCGGCATCTCTTGAAATTTTCTTTTCATGTATACTTTCGCGAAAAAGGCTACCCGAAGGCGTTTGGGAGCCTTTTTCATTTTTTCGGCGGGCACATTTCCATGACATGACCGACAAAACGAACCGCACAGGCCGACAATCTCAAATGTTTTTCCTATCTTTATGAGCATCAATCACACGCCATGAAAAGAAGTCTAAAAATCATCTTGGCCCTTGCGGCACTCCTTCTCGTCATCTACCTGTGCCTGCCCTACTACGCCCGCCAAGCCCTGCTGCACCTCTACCCCGACATCTATGACCTCGACCGCTTCGACAAACACATCGTGCACGCCCCC from Candidatus Caccoplasma merdavium encodes the following:
- a CDS encoding response regulator, with protein sequence MKHFFTLFVLLLMAAGVSAQASHECRLSVYTVHDGLSQGRVTSLAQDHDGVLWIATWDGLNRFDGYKFTCYKAMPGNHEPLLQNRFDNIVINNENDIWCIGRDRFYLFRTGTQRFVDVHSMLEDKFNRRVLADKIEVLKNGFTWLVDEDGTLFRVEDKNIDNIEIFEPLRPGRRRIYDVRLDSRGNEWLLTDQGVIVNGDISFKSKRSYKSCIERHGSIWLGTPGGELAVYRLETGELSFIEDMPEEVQNLNRMSPINDSTLLMQTDAGVVFVDVNACRTELVKLPNGAGVSYCYNSGNSRCCLITHDRKLYRLDMRTRRVDPIALPDRTPNWSSADVSSPRFFKNKQGDLFFFMRESGLFRVDLDHLTMRPYEVGRFLSPSVRTIFQDRQKNVWVGCNVGLHKLQFGNGEVEPHPGYMKKEIRCLFSDSRDRMWVASRQGEVEIWEGDKRLGYLAPDGRIAGQPVSFGVGVYAIYEDHAHNLWLGTRGKGLYRLRYRSPGKYDITGHYMKDARDVYGISGDAVYAILQDYKGRLWVACYDSGLNLVENPLADTLTFLHADNRLGSQSRNIPEQVRCLAETSDSVILVGTTRGFYTFDENFSSPEDIIFYYSERQKDDANSLGSNDIMGIEVTRGGDIYLAVFGGGLNKVMTKNLLSDHIPFRPYMKRNGAYSDVAINLIEDRAGYLWVQTERGLMRFDPRKENFENVGYDMLPRYATLSENKPLIDDGGRLLVPTSLGVYVVTPEKLDANRYVPAIVFGEGADSVQLKPEERTLSVPFAAVDFSSTLPVRYAYKLQGVDDEWTITQENLTANYVNLPAGTFYLRVKSTNRSGKWVDNERVLPITREPLFSETPWALALYLLLAVAFVAVVVFIYLHIYKLRYKLTLEHRLTEAKLRFFTDISHELRTPLTLIEGPLSEVLADEKLPEEDREYLTVVQTNAHRMLNLINQILDFRKIQNEKMRLLVEKLNVRESLETIMENFENMARMNRIDFRLEMGEGEVYVWADRDKFEKIFINIISNAFKYTPQGKSIVVRVTSGDNRVSIAVEDQGVGIQPSKIANLFQRFDTILQNNIYLQSTGIGLSLVKQLVDLHHAAIDVRSEEGKGSTFEVTFPTGKSHLEDDERTEFLMNDDMESDDASPSDEAEEPEGDDRFSVLVVEDNNDLRSFLRNCLTRSYNVYTAANGEEGWQMTLEYMPDLVITDLMMPVVDGFELAGRIKGNPTTCHIPIVVLTAKNTLDDRIRGANSGISEYMVKPFSTQLLKARVAMILQQQQIMREKYMESIEQKSAGEVDYQPTELSIMPADEQFMQQLMAYIEANIENPDLSVDDLAHEMALSRSVFFRKIKALVGYSPINFLQVIRIKRAIQLMQTRNFSVAEVAYKVGYTDPKYFSRSFKKITGKSPSTYLREE